The genomic interval GGTTCCGTTATTGCCGATCCGTCAGCGGAGGATGACGTGCCTACCCTTATACGGAATCCAAAGTGGGTGGAGCCTGTCAGGACAATATTCGACATGATTAATATACTGCCAGGTTATAGGGAAAAGGATATAAGCGGCGTCTTTCTGATCTTTATCAGTGTATTTTCCGCGCTATTGATAGGCGACGCCGGATACGGCGCCCTTTTTCTGGTTATAACCATTGTAGCAAGAAGGATTTTTTCTAAAGCGCCGCCTGCCCCGTTTTTCCTGTTGGGTATTCTCAGCGTATGCACGATAGTATGGGGGATTCTGACGGGAAATTATTTTGGCGCAAGCAATATTCCCGCCTCATTAAAAATGTTGCATATAGAGTGGCTTAATAATGAAAAGAATATAATGCACCTCTGTTTTATGATTGGAGCTATCCACCTGACAGTTGCGCATGCATGGAATGCAATGAGAATAATGAATAGTCCGAGGGCTATTGCACAGATTGGATGGATAGGTATGACATGGTTGATGTATATCACTGCACGCACAATGATCCTTGATACAGCGTTTCCCGCGTGGGGTTACTATTTGCTGTTTGCCTCATTAGGTTGCGTGGTTCTCTTTACCACTTCTCCAAAAAAAATAAAAAAAGACTGGCCTGACCTTATGATGTTTCCTCTTAATGTAATCAGTAACTTCGTTGATGTTATCTCTTACATCCGTCTTTTTGCCGTTGGCAGCGCTTCGCTCGCCGTAGCAATGAGTTTTAACGAAATGGCATTGGGAAAGGGAATCAGCAGCGTTTTTGCAGGATTCATCGCGGCATTGATTCTTTTCCTGGGACACGGGCTTAATGTTGCACTTATGGCGCTGGGCATCCTGGTGCATGGCGTGCGGTTGAATACGTTAGAATTTTCCGGCCATGTGGGAGTGCAATGGAAAGGTATTCCCTATACCCCGTTTTCAAGAAAACAAAGAAGATAAAATCATGGAGCTTTTATAAACAGACAAGAAAGGAGTGCTTATGGCAATGGATTCGAATACAGTTATTTCTATTGGTAGATTGGGTGCGATGGTGGCGCTTGTTATGGCGGCGATAGGGTCATGCCTTGGGACGGGAGCGGCAGGGGCAGCAGCTATCGGTGGATGGAAAAAGTGCTATGCCCAGAATAAGTCTGCTCCGTTTATGCTGGTTGCATTTGTGGGGGCGCCATTATCCCAGACTATTTACGGCATGATTTTGATGGGAAATATAATGAAGGCCGCTGTCACAGGTGCGGCATTTCCAGTCTTGCTGGGGGCTGGGTTTCTGGGAGGTTTTGCAATGGGGCTTTCTGCATGGATGCAGGGGCGTGCAGGTGCAGGGGCATCCGACGCACTGGCGGAGACAGGGCAGGGATTCGGTAACTATCTTATGGCCCTCGGGGTCATTGAGACAGTTGCCTTGTTTGTTCTGGTTTTTATAGGTAAAACGCTTGTTTAAGTAGTCAGAAGAGAAACTATGGAAGAATCACAGTAAATCCAAAGATACTTGGTGGAAAGCCAATCATTAAAGGAACAAGGATTACGGTAGAGTTTATCCTTGATCTATATAACTGCGCAATATTAAACAGACATTATGGACTGCAGAACTGCGCCACTAAAGGGATGATCAACTCTGGATTATTTTGCATGGTATCGAAAGTGTGAGTTAGTGCGGCGCAGAGGTCGGTTTCTGTTTCATGATACCGATTATGAGTTGCTTGTTTGCGTGTATATTTCCAGAGCTTTTCCTGCGCGTTAAAGTCTGGAGAATAAGGTGGCAAATTAAACACTTCCGTGTATTTCCGGTTTTTAGAGAACCATTCGTACGTGGTGGGATGCTTGTGGTATGACGCATTATCCTGGATAAAGTAAATGCGGTGGCCTCGCCTGAAAAAAAACTTTGTCATATCCTCCAGGAACTCAACGTAGGTTTCATGATTGAATTGGGCTTCCCTGCGGCGGAATAAAGATTGTCCGGTAAGCACAGCAACCGCCCCGAATATTTTCTGGGTATTGCGTTGCCCACCGGACAAAACTTCTGGCTGAACATGTCGTGGCGCCCACGTGGCATGGAGTGTGGGACTTTGGCGGAACGACGCTTCGTCTTCAAAAACAATCAGCGCTTTTTCTTCAGCGGCTTTTTTTTAATGTGGGGTAAGTGTACCGGGTCCACTTGTTACGAGCGACAGGATCGGCCTTTACTAATCGATAGGTTGGGCGCTGGAAAGAAATTCCAATCTGCTTCAAGAGCTTCCGCACATGTCCCGGATGATATTCGAGGCCAAACTCATTTTCGATTGTCTTTGCAATGATTACGGATGTCCACACCCCAGTATCATAGCCATAAGCGATGGGGCCGCTCTCAATAATATCAAGGAGTCTTTCTTTTTCATCCAGACTTAGTCCGGCTGGTCGCCCGCAGCGGTGTCCCTGTAATAAGCCGTCAATTCCGTATTGATTCCACGCGCGAATCCATGCTGGAACATTGGTGCGGTTTACTTTTAAAATCTCCGCAACGTCTCCGGGTGGGCGGCCTTCCAGGTTAAGAATAACCGCATGCAATCGCGTTGCCATTCGATACGCAGAATCTTCCTGAGCTGATTTTTTCAACGCGACTAACTTCTTAATCGTTTGCCGATTCCCCTTTGCTTTCAAGGCTTGCATAAGGCCTCCGTTTTGTAATGTATTATTATTTATACGCACAAGAGGCCATAATGTAACCCTTTTTTATTTCGTTGTCAATATTCATTTCCATGCAAGCACCGTGAAATATGGCTTACGAAGAAATGATGTCTGTTTAATTATGCGCAGTTATATATTAGCATCCGATGTGTCCGAAGAAGAAATATTGAAGGATTATCCCCATTTAACCGTTGAGGATATTCACGCCTGCTTATGCTATGCAGCCCGGTCTTGTAAAAATGAAATTTACCTGGAGTTGGAAACTAACCAATGAAATTCTGTGAAATAAGGATTCTCACAGATGAAAATATTTCCCCAAAGGTACTTCCTTTTTTAAGAGAGCGAGGCATTGACGTAATCGATACAAAAGAGCAGAGCTGGCATGGCAAGTATGTTACGATAAGGGGTGCATTCCCGATTTTTTGTAAAAAGCTTATTAATTTATGGTAACATTTCAGTCTTTTGAAAAACGTATTACCTATAAGCTCCGTAGGAGCAGCCTGTTTGTAGCAAAATAGGATATTATAACAGATCGTAGAGACAGGTTTGAAACCTGTCTCTACAATTAGGAGCGACCTGTCTCTTGTAAATCCATATTAAACAGGTTTGCCTGAATACGGACAGGCCGCTCCTATGGAGCTATTTATCCTATTGAATTTTATTGCGCTACAAACAGACCGCCCCTAACGGGGCTACATGGTATTTTTTCTATCCCATGAATTTTTCAAAAATCTAAACTGTTACAAAGTGTTACAAATTCTGTTGTTATTCCAAAAGTTGTATGACTGCGTTTTTATCGGATACGGGTTTTTTACAGGAATAATTCTCGCACATATAGACGGTTGACCGGCCTTCTATGGGAATTAGTTCTTTTGTATAAGGTGCTATTTCCTCAATAAATATGCCGTTTGAGGGGTGAAGAAGCAATACTTTGTTTGGTAAAAAACGGCTTCTTATTTCCCTGAGAATATCTTTTGTATCATTCCCTTCACGTTCTCCCGCAACGATAATTTCTTTTGTGGGACCTAATGCAAAGTCAAGGGCGCACATGAATTGTGTATATCCGGAAGGATACTGGAGGATGGTGCCGGAAAATGTCTTTATAAGATTATCCGCTAACGCTTCATAAGAAGGGTTTCCGGTAATCCTTCCTAATCGCAATAGATTGAGCAATGCGATAGAATTTCCCGAGGGAGTAGCGCCATCATAAATATCTTTAGTTTGTGTGAAGAGTTTTTCGTTTGACTTGCCGCTTAAGAAAAACCCGCCTTCATTTTCATCTAAAAAGTTTTTGATCATTTCTTCATTAATCTGTAAAGCTGCCTGAAGATATTTTTCCTGAAAAGTCGCTTCATAAAGGTCGATTAACCCGTTCACGAAAAATGCGTAATCGTCAAGAAACCCCGCTATTGCGGATTCTCCCTGGCAATAACGCCGGAGTAATATCTT from Candidatus Kuenenia stuttgartiensis carries:
- a CDS encoding V-type ATP synthase subunit I, which translates into the protein MITPMKKITLLCLKDDQEMVLNALYELGVLHVTHMKQPVCRELKKEKEYYGRLQRAIGMIPLNTEDRPSGDAAQSTLEKVEKLVQRRKEQEEVCEKLNYEKQRVQPYGNFDPALVASLTKEGINIRLFRSPSHQPVIAPEDTFLFIVNKDKNFVYFVIAGDGDFRCDYEEFHVTGKSLAEVEAALINAEEELKSITREFERLGGEWHVMNEALLMTKEKIHLLEVKAGMGSAEDIVYLQGFCPADKVAEILKAPALQGCGSVIADPSAEDDVPTLIRNPKWVEPVRTIFDMINILPGYREKDISGVFLIFISVFSALLIGDAGYGALFLVITIVARRIFSKAPPAPFFLLGILSVCTIVWGILTGNYFGASNIPASLKMLHIEWLNNEKNIMHLCFMIGAIHLTVAHAWNAMRIMNSPRAIAQIGWIGMTWLMYITARTMILDTAFPAWGYYLLFASLGCVVLFTTSPKKIKKDWPDLMMFPLNVISNFVDVISYIRLFAVGSASLAVAMSFNEMALGKGISSVFAGFIAALILFLGHGLNVALMALGILVHGVRLNTLEFSGHVGVQWKGIPYTPFSRKQRR
- a CDS encoding hypothetical protein (produces ATP from ADP in the presence of a proton gradient across the membrane; the K subunit is a nonenzymatic component which binds the dimeric form by interacting with the G and E subunits), whose protein sequence is MDSNTVISIGRLGAMVALVMAAIGSCLGTGAAGAAAIGGWKKCYAQNKSAPFMLVAFVGAPLSQTIYGMILMGNIMKAAVTGAAFPVLLGAGFLGGFAMGLSAWMQGRAGAGASDALAETGQGFGNYLMALGVIETVALFVLVFIGKTLV
- a CDS encoding DUF433 domain-containing protein; its protein translation is MTVNPKILGGKPIIKGTRITVEFILDLYNCAILNRHYGLQNCATKGMINSGLFCMVSKV
- a CDS encoding IS630 family transposase is translated as MIVFEDEASFRQSPTLHATWAPRHVQPEVLSGGQRNTQKIFGAVAVLTGQSLFRRREAQFNHETYVEFLEDMTKFFFRRGHRIYFIQDNASYHKHPTTYEWFSKNRKYTEVFNLPPYSPDFNAQEKLWKYTRKQATHNRYHETETDLCAALTHTFDTMQNNPELIIPLVAQFCSP
- a CDS encoding helix-turn-helix domain-containing protein, with protein sequence MQALKAKGNRQTIKKLVALKKSAQEDSAYRMATRLHAVILNLEGRPPGDVAEILKVNRTNVPAWIRAWNQYGIDGLLQGHRCGRPAGLSLDEKERLLDIIESGPIAYGYDTGVWTSVIIAKTIENEFGLEYHPGHVRKLLKQIGISFQRPTYRLVKADPVARNKWTRYTYPTLKKSR
- a CDS encoding DUF433 domain-containing protein, whose product is MRSYILASDVSEEEILKDYPHLTVEDIHACLCYAARSCKNEIYLELETNQ